The Candidatus Edwardsbacteria bacterium DNA segment CCACCGGCCTGCCAGCCGCTCTCCCATAGCGAGAAGGGTTTGTCGCCGCCAATATGATCGCTCTCTATCCAGTCCGGGCTGGCATTGCCCAGCCAGCCGAAATTTACATTAGTGCTCCACTGGGCCATGATCGCCGTTGGTAATGCGGCCAATAAAAGGACCAACAAAAATATCTTTTTCATTATATTCTTTTCAAACTTTATACTTTCAACTTTTAACTTCTATCTTCCCCACCGGCGCCACATAGACCACGAACTCATCCCTGCCATCCAGCTGGCACAGCTTGTCGAACAGTTTCTGGTTATACGCCCCGATGGCGCAGGTTCCGCAATTGATGGACTCGCAGGCCAGATAAAGATTCTGGCAGAGGTGCCCCGAGTCCTGCAGGATGATCTTCTTGGCCTCCAACGAATAGCGCCATTCCGTCTTGTACGGCACCGCGCTCCAGATGAAGGTCACCGCGCAGTTGCCCACGTATGTCTGTCCCAGGGACGCCTTGGTCAGTTTCCTGGGCATCGACGGTACGGTGAAAAGTTTCACCAGCTTGTGATCCACCGGCTGGTAGCGGTACATTCCCTTTTTCAAACCTTTGACATTGTTGACGGCCAGGTATGTCTCAAACGGGTGCATGCATCCGCCGGAGGGAACTGTGCGAAGGCCGACCTTGCCGTTGGCCATCAGCTTTTTTATCCCCTGGGTGGCCCATAAAAGATAGGACAGCTCCTCCAGGGTCAGCGGATCGTCGGTGTACTTGCGGCGGCTCTTGCGGTCGCCTATGCAGTCGAAGATGTCTGATTTCTTTAAAACGGATTTGTCCGGCTTGGGCAGTTCTATGACCTCGGCATCCTTGGGGCATTCCTTCTGCAGCGACCCGCGCTCCAGCCCCTTGGTCTGGTCCGAGATCACCTTCTCCAGCTTGATGAACCCGGCCTTCATGGTCTCGCGGAACTTCAGGGTCTGCTTCCTGGCCTTGACGGTGTTCTTCTCCAGCTTCTCCATCGTGGCCCCGATGCCCGCCATCATTTTGGAGATCTCTTCCA contains these protein-coding regions:
- a CDS encoding SagB/ThcOx family dehydrogenase, with translation MSDIIKKIIALKDAERKILVGDIMESEKGLKEAFCKMLQKAGEPLLEEFYQSLPQGWDGFIKEQAKGEITISPQKEEKALEEISKMMAGIGATMEKLEKNTVKARKQTLKFRETMKAGFIKLEKVISDQTKGLERGSLQKECPKDAEVIELPKPDKSVLKKSDIFDCIGDRKSRRKYTDDPLTLEELSYLLWATQGIKKLMANGKVGLRTVPSGGCMHPFETYLAVNNVKGLKKGMYRYQPVDHKLVKLFTVPSMPRKLTKASLGQTYVGNCAVTFIWSAVPYKTEWRYSLEAKKIILQDSGHLCQNLYLACESINCGTCAIGAYNQKLFDKLCQLDGRDEFVVYVAPVGKIEVKS